One Lepus europaeus isolate LE1 chromosome 7, mLepTim1.pri, whole genome shotgun sequence DNA segment encodes these proteins:
- the BRMS1 gene encoding breast cancer metastasis-suppressor 1, with amino-acid sequence MPVQPPGKDPEEMEAEGDSAAEMNGEEEESEEERSGSQTESEEESSEMDDEDYERRRSECVSEMLDLEKQFSQLKDKLFRERLTQLRLRLEEVGAETAPEYMEPLGGLQRSLKIRIQVAGIYKGFCLDVIRNKYECELQGARQHLESEKLLLYDTLHGELQERIQRLEEDRQSLDLSSEWWDDKLHARGSAKTWDAVPPSKRKKAPLVSGPYIVYMLQEVDILEDWTAIKKARAAVSPQKRKADGP; translated from the exons aTGCCCGTCCAGCCGCCCGGCAAAGACCCGGAAGAGATGGAAGCGGAGGGCGACTCGGCTGCCGAGATGaacggggaggaggaagagagcgagGAGGAGCGGAGCGGCAGCCAGACCGAGTCGGAGGAGGAGAGCTCAG AGATGGACGACGAAGACTACGAGCGGCGCCGCAGCGAGTGCGTCAGCGAGATGCTGGACCTGGAGAAGCAGTTCTCGCAGCTGAAGGACAA GTTGTTCAGGGAGCGGCTGACTCAGCTGCGCCTGCGGCTGGAGGAAGTGGGGGCTGAGACGGCCCCCGAGTACATGGAGCCCCTCGGGGGGCTGCAGCGGAGCCTGAAGATCCGCATTCAGGTGGCAG GCATCTACAAGGGTTTCTGTCTGGACGTGATCAGGAACAAGTACGAGTGTGAGCTGCAGGGTGCCAGACAGCACCTGGAG AGCGAGAAGCTGCTGCTCTACGACACGCTGCACGGGGAGCTGCAGGAGCGGATCCAGAGGCTGGAGGAGGACCGCCAGAGCCTGGACCTCAGCTCCG AGTGGTGGGATGACAAACTCCACGCCAGAGGCAGCGCGAAGACCTGGGACGCGGTGCCACCCAGCAAGAGGAAGAAGGCACCTCTGGTTTCCG GCCCCTACATCGTGTACATGCTGCAGGAGGTCGACATCCTGGAGGACTGGACGGCCATCAAGAAG GCGCGGGCAGCTGTGTCCCCTCAGAAGAGGAAAGCAGATG GGCCGtga
- the RIN1 gene encoding ras and Rab interactor 1, with translation MEALGAPKAAPLGAPSLSSCPPGHQEREKPTQDPLYDVPDAGGGQAGGPQQPGRTVSLRERLLLTRPVWLQLRANAAAALHVLRTEPPGAFLVRKSNTHQCQALCVRLPEASGPSFVSSHYIQERPGGVSLEGSELVFPDLVQLICAYCRARDILLLPLRLPRAIHQAATHKELEAISHLGMEFWSSSLNTKAQQGPPDGPRLPRLKARSPQELDQGTGAALCFFNPLFPGDLGPTKREKFKRSFKVRVSTETSSPLSPPAVPPPPVPELPAATAASQAERVPPRQLLRRESSTGYRVPGGTGPGVPPLPSLQEVDCGSPSSSEEEGAPESRESPATSPQLGRRRPLLRSMSAAFCSLLAPERQVGRAARALTRDRHTAVGQLVQDLLTQVRAGPEPQELQGVRQALSRARAMLSAELGPEKLLPPERLEQVLEKSLHRSVLKPLRPVLAARLRRRLSADGSLGRLAEGLRLARAQGPGAFGSHLSLPSAVETEQVRQKLLQLLRTYSPSAQVQRLLQACKLLYVALRTHAGEGAGADEFLPLLSFVLAQCDLPELLLEAEYMSELLEPALLTGEGGYYLTSLSASLALLGSLSQAHALPRSPSQELQRSLSLWEQRRLPATHSLQHLLRVAYQDPSTGCTSKTLAVPPEASVATLSQLCATKFRVAQPDSFGLFLYREQGYHRLPPGALARGLPAAGYLVYRQAEWPESQGAAAPEQGNGGPGGGDTEDKASPGDAGGERESSAEQAEARAAGGPGRPGEPEAEGNQLAEE, from the exons ATGGAAGCCCTGGGGGCGCCCAAGGCAGCCCCTCTCGGAGCCCCCAGCCTGTCCAGCTGCCCTCCTGGCCACCAGGAGAGAGAAAA gcccacccaggaCCCGCTGTACGACGTGCCCGATGCCGGCGGGGGACAGGCAGGTGGACCCCAGCAGCCGGGGCGCACCGTGAGCCTGCGGGAGCGCCTGCTGCTCACCCGGCCCGTGTGGCTGCAGCTGCGGGCCAACGCCGCGGCCGCCCTGCACGTGCTGAGGACTGAGCCCCCCGGG GCGTTCCTTGTGCGGAAGTCTAACACCCaccagtgccaggccctgtgcgtGCGGCTGCCCGAGGCCAGCGGCCCCTCCTTCGTGTCCAGCCACTACATCCAGGAGCGCCCAGGCG GCGTCTCCTTGGAGGGCTCGGAGCTCGTGTTCCCGGACCTGGTCCAGCTCATCTGTGCCTACTGCCGGGCCCG AGACATCCTTCTCCTCCCGCTGCGGCTCCCCAGAGCCATCCACCAGGCGGCCACCCACAAGGAGCTGGAAGCCATTTCCCACCTGGGCATGG AGTTCTGGAGCTCCTCCCTCAACACCAAGGCGCAGCAGGGGCCGCCCGACGGCCCCCGGCTGCCCCGGCTGAAGGCCCGCTCCCCTCAAGAGCTGGACCAGGGCACCGGGGCCGCCCTGTGCTTCTTCAACCCTCTGTTCCCGGGGGACCTGGGCCCCACCAAGCGGGAGAAATTCAAGAGGAGCTTCAAAGTGCGCGTGTCCACCGAGACCTCCAGCCCGCTGTCCCCGCCGGCCGTGCCGCCTCCGCCGGTGCCGGAGCTGCCGGCGGCGACAGCGGCCAGCCAGGCCGAGAGGGTGCCCCCTCGCCAGCTGCTGCGGAGGGAGAGCTCCACGGGCTACCGCGTGCCCGGGGGTACTGGCCCCGGCGTCccccccctgccctccctccaggaGGTGGACTGCGGCTCCCCCAGCAGCTCCGAGGAGGAAGGGGCGCCCGAGTCCCGGGAGAGCCCAGCGACCTCGCCCCAGCTGGGCCGCCGGCGACCTCTGCTCCGCTCCATGAGTGCCGCCTTCTGCTCCCTGCTGGCGCCCGAGCGGCAGGTGGGCCGGGCGGCCAGGGCGCTCACGCGGGACAGGCACACGGCCGTGGGCCAGCTGGTGCAGGACCTTCTGACCCAGGTGCGGGCCGGGCCCGAGCCGCAGGAACTGCAGGGCGTCCGCCAGGCTCTGAGCCGGGCCAGGGCCATGCTGAGCGCCGAGCTGGGCCCCGAGAAGCTGCTGCCGCCCGAGAGGCTGG aGCAGGTCCTGGAGAAGTCGCTGCACCGCTCCGTGCTCAAACCCCTCCGGCCTGTCCTGGCagcccgcctgcggcgccggctctcCGCAGATGGCTCCCTGGGCCGCCTGGCTGAGGGCCTCCGCCTGGCCCGAGCCCAGGGCCCCGGGGCCTTCGGGTCTCACCTGAGCCTGCCGTCCGCCGTGGAGACAGAGCAGGTGCGCCAGAAGCTGTTGCAGCTGCTCCGCACCTACTCCCCCAGCGCCCAGGTGCAGCGGCTGCTGCAGGCCTGCAAGCTGCTGTACGTGGCCCTGAGGACGCACGCgg GCGAGGGCGCCGGCGCTGACGAGTTCCTACCTCTGCTGAGCTTCGTCTTGGCCCAGTGCGACCTTCCCGAGCTGCTGCTGGAGGCCGAGTACATGTCGGAGCTGCTGGAGCCGGCCCTGCTCACGGGCGAGG GCGGCTACTACCTGACCAGCCTGTcggccagcctggccctgctgggcaGCCTGAGCCAGGCCCACGCCCTGCCCCGGAGCCCCTCGCAGGAGCTGCAGCGTTCCCTCAGCCTCTGGGAACAGCGCcgcctgcctgccacccacagcctCCAG CACCTTCTCCGAGTCGCCTACCAGGACCCCAGCACTGGGTGCACGTCCAAGACCCTGGCCGTGCCCCCGGAAGCCTCCGTCGCCACCCTCAGCCAGCTCTGTGCCACCAAATTCCGAGTGGCCCAGCCCGACTCCTTCGGCCTCTTCCTGTACAGGGAGCAGGGCTACCACCGCCTGCCCCCTGGAGCCTTGGCCCGTGGGCTGCCCGCCGCCGGCTACCTCGTCTACCGCCAGGCAGAGTGGCCTGAATCCCAGGGGGCTGCCGCCCCTGAGCAGGGCAATGGGGGTCCGGGGGGTGGGGACACAGAGGACAAAGCCAGCCCCGGAGACGCTGGGGGAGAGCGTGAGAGCAGTGCCGAGCAGGCTGAGGCTCGGGCCGCCGGAGGCCCCGGGCGGCCaggggagccagaggcagagggtaACCAGCTGGCCGAGGAGTAG